The nucleotide window tgctggtgctccctggcagtgctgctgtgctgggactctttgcccttctctgcacacatggaactgcCCAGTAGGTGCCTGAAAGTCTCAAAGGAAAAAGATCAGATAATCAAGGCTACTgcaaaagaatttattttgtttaaatataaagaTAGCACAATTACTAAaagatttaaatattcaaattaatGAACTAGAATTCAAATGAgaggatgaataaaataatttaatcaagCACAACATTATGACAAAAAGAACCCTCTGACCATGAAGAAAAACCTGGGAAGGCAAACTGAGCCTGTCATGAGTTTTATTGTGaacactgtacagaagaaaactggcaggttcttgctgctgaaaaacatccagtcatcattttcctcagggcatccttgagctcctggttcctcaggctgtagatgagggggttcagtgttggaggaatcaccgagtacagaactgacaatgCCAGgtccagagatggggaggagatAGTGGGAGGCTTAAGGTAGGCAAAAAATGATGTGCTGAcgaacagggagaccacggccaggtgagggaggcacgtggaaaaggctttgtgccgtccctgctcagaggggatcctcagcacagccctgaagatctgcacataggagaaaactatgaaaatgaaacagccaaAAGTTAAACAGATACTAACCACAAgaagcccaagttccctgaggtaggagtgtgagcaggagagcttgaggatgtgggggatttcacagaagaactggcccagagCATTGCCcttgcacaggggcagggaaaatgtattagctgtgtgcagcagagcattgagaaagccactggcccaggcagctgctgccatgtgggcacaagctctgctgcccaggagggtcccatagtgcaggggtttgcagatggcaacgtagcggtcgtagcacatgagGGTGAGGAGATAAAAttctgctgaaatgaaaaaggaaaagaagaaaacctgtgcagcacatcccatgtaggagatggttgtggtgtcccagagggagttgtgcatggctttggggacagtggtgcagatggtgcccaggtctgtgagggacaggttgagcaggaagaagtgcatgggggtgtgcaggtggtggtcacaggctacggcgctgatgatgaggccgttgcccaggagggcagccagggagatgcccaggaagagccacaagtgcaggagctgcagctgccgcgtgtctgccaatggcaggaggaggaactggctgatggagctgctgttggacatctGTTCCCTCAGGGTATGGTTATCTGTGGAGaatgaaaaagcagaactgAGTTAGGCCAGACGTCATCAGCAAAACATATTGCCTGTGTCATGGCAACTCTACATTCAgggtctttttttcttaagaaaccCTCTCTGCATCCCCCTCTCCTGAGCTCTGGTCTATTCTGCCTGATGGGGACATTGGGAGCAGGGACCAGGTGATGGGCTCCCGAGAAGTCTTTGCTCTGCAAAGAGGGGGAACTTGAAATGCAGAGTGATCTCAAATTAAATGGACTTGGAATTCATCAAAGAGCTGTTCAAATTTTGTCCAAATTTAGAATTGATTTTAAGGAATTCTTTGTATTTGTTGATCTAATTGCACCCACTACATTTAGCAGCTGTTGTGGATGTTTGAAATCACTGAAATTTCTACTGCACTGCAGGTCAAGTCATGTGGGTCCTGAGGGTCAAAGGAAGGCTCCCTTAGGGCAGAgagaagagctgctctgcctaTCAGAGCTGTTCTCAGTTGCCCTGGGCTGACAGCTTGGAGCTGGATGAGCATCATGCTGGACTGTTCTCCtaaaacaaaactgcacactgctgagagcagaggagtCCAGGAATCCAGGGTCAAAGAGCAGAATGACAGACTCCTCACGTCTttcatccctctgctcccaaatTGAGACTCAGAGCAATCCTTGCAGTTGCCAATCAGCCTTTCCATGGATTTAGCACAGAGGTGTTTTTGCATGGGGATCAAGGGCAGCACTTTGGGGACCTATGCCCTTCTAGAGTgcaccctgcagccctgcaggacacccagggaagcagctgaatgTCCAAAAGTTGCCTGGAGGGCACTTGGGTGCTTTGCTCCCACAGACATATTCCTCCCACAGGTCCAAAAGGGTTTGTGTCTGAACAGGAATCTGCCACCCCCAACCGCCCTATATGGGCTCAGAAAAGCCAATGGTGAGAACAAGGACAGCACAGACAACAGGGGATGGCAGTGAAATGCCACAATGGCCCTGCCAAGggaggagggacacacagagataGATGGAAATCAGAGGCTtatccttccctgggctgtggctgctgcagggcaatgcaCACCTGAGCCCCCACGGGCCTGCgggcagaggctctgcttaggctgggaaaggagcccagggaggagttggtcaggggaaggtgtctgtgccacagggccagcagggaggtgcccacatgcccctccccagcatttgtggcagcagctccctctccctccctgcctgtctgtgctgtgaggagctgttcctgccagcagccacctccctgtgcccagctcagctccctccagtgctcacacagcccatgcccaccccactgcccaggggcagctctgcctgtgcaggggctgcagagcagatcCCAGACAAGCTGAGGtgtctggggaggggaaggtgttCTGAGTGGATGTGCTTCCTGAAAAGTGCCCTTGGACATGGCAGGAGGTCAGCTGAAGGTGAGAGAAGCCCAGAGCCATTGTAGCTgaaggaccctgccctgctctgctcagccctgccctgctcatccctgccctgccatgaggGGGTCACTCCTTCCACCcacaccttctccctgcagggccctgggaaGCTCCTTGACCAGGctgagctgtccctggcaggcagcagagcccctgccccagcacacagagccctgggctgcaggaccctgctctgcaagacagccctgggcacccctggctgcacccccaccctgacacccaacagccatccctgggacaAGGGAACCTTCTTGCCCAGTGCCTCTgatgctccacaccaggaaatccaggagaGCCATCCTGGCAGGTCTTCTCAGTGGTAACATTTGGAAGTTTAAGAGACCCTTCCAGAAACTtacctgcactgctctgcagccagagacttaccctggcaaagggctgtgaagATTCTTCTTCTGAAGAGCTCTCACCTGTCCTCCAACCCCAGGATATCTAAACCTCTTTCTCACTTCCCTTGTGTCTCTACTGCCTGCAGGTCTTGCCCTGTTCTGCCATATGGCCACCTCCTCTCCACTGAAGGTACTGtgggagtccttctgaaagatcctggaagctgtgggatgtgccagctttaggagatccttgcaggaagggaagattaTCTCTCCTATAGCCAGAGAATTCTTCATTCAAATACTGTGGAGGTTTCTCCTTTAATGAGATCTCAGTCCCCtctcagcccaggctgcctctcatctctgtcccttctctgctgtgccctcggtgtgtgcaggcagtgccctgagccctgctggactgtgcacaggagctgctcctgggcagagctgtctctctgcagcgctgcccgcttgccaggagctccctgtgtgccaggagcccggcccagctcagcagcacagcaacagcccagggcatttaatggccctctggggggtttggtgctgagtccctgaacatcagatcatgaggaaaggtgcaggaacctCATGAGAAGCcaaagtcagaatcaaactgtaaagtttcttgtagtgctaatgggtcccacgGAGGAATCCAACTGAGAAAACATCTCCAGTATCTCGTAAAACCAGAAAACTGGAGACAGTGATgacaggtcacagaatcacagaaccgTCAGGGTTGGAATAGACCTTCAAGATCCTCTTGTCCAACTCTGAATGAAAACCaccataatcacccctaaaccaCATCCCAGAGTGTTACATCCAGATGCCATGTGAACACTCCCAGAGACACCACCACTTCACTGCGCTACTTATTCAAGTacactcagtgaaaaaaaaaaattaatatctaatctaaacttcaACTGACGCAATTAAGGGTCATTTCCTCTCATCTGGTCACTTTAGACTTGATAGAACAGAACAAATCCAACCTCATCAAAACCTCCATTTGGGTCTTTGTAGATAGCAATGGGGTCCTCTCTGAGCCTCTTCTCCCCCAGACTCCAGAACACCACTTCCTTTAGCCATTCCTCATGACACATTATTTCCAGACTCTTCCCAAGCTCCATTcacttctctggacacactccaggccCTCAATGTTCTttttgcagtgaggggcccagaactggtcACATGACTTGAGGTGGGACCTCACCAGTGACCAGTGCAGATGGACAATCagtgtcctggtcctgctggccccaCTATTTGCCATACAGGTCAGGATGCCTTTGGCCTTTgcacccacctgggcacactctgatTCATAttcagctgctctccagcagcacccccaagtcccttcctgctgagcagctctcaaaACACTCTGTCCACAGCCTGGAGGATTACATGGGGTTGTTgggacccaagggcaggacctgacACTTGGTCTTatggatccagcctgtccaaatccctctgcagagccttcctgccctccagcacatccacaaTTACACCCACCTTGGTGTTGTCCACAAACTTACTGAGGGTGCCCTCGATCCCCTTGTCCAAATCATCAAtaacaggaccagccccaacactgagccctggggaatcccactagtgaccagccccacctggatttagttccattccccaccactctctgggccatcagacagtttttcacccagcaaacagttccctcatcccagccatgagcagccagtttctgcaggagatgctgtgggaggtggtgccaaaggctgtactgaattccagagagacacatccacagcctttccctcatcacctgagtgggtcattttgtcataGAAAGGGATCAGGTTGGTCagccaggacctgcctttcccaaaaCCACACTgactgggcctgatcccctggttttcttgtttgtgctgtgtgatggcactcaggatgatttATTTCCTCCATGGACTTCTCTGGACCCACGCTAAAACTGACAGGCCTGAAGTTGGCTGAAACCCCCATCCAACCCTTCTCATAAATGGGCATCACAGTTGCTGATTTCTTGTCAGCTGGGACTACTCCAGTTCACCAGAactgctgggcaatgagtgaaagtggcttggcaagctctttttccagctctctcagtaCCCTCAGGTGCATCTCATGTGGGCAAGGGACTTGTGGGGTTCTCATTGACACAGCAGGTCACTGACCAATTCTCCCTAGGTTATGGGGGCTTCACTCAGCTCCCCATCACcaccttccagccctgggatctgggtATCCTGAGGAAAACTGCATTTGGTGTTAAAAGACTGACGCAAAGAAGTCATTAATTCCCTCAgccatttcctcctgccctgaccctgcgctgcctctgcatccagcaaaggatggagactctcctgagccctcctgTTGCTGCCCATGGATTCAGAGacacattttttgctgtctttaactGCAGTGGCCAAATTCAGTTCCAGTTTGTCTTTGGCCCTTCACATTTTCCCCCTCCATAACTTCACCATATCCTTGTAGTTCCCCCAAGATTTCTGCCCCTCTTTCGAGAGGTGACAcactctctttttccttttgagttTTAGCCCATGTTCTCTGTT belongs to Pithys albifrons albifrons isolate INPA30051 chromosome 7, PitAlb_v1, whole genome shotgun sequence and includes:
- the LOC139674219 gene encoding olfactory receptor 14A16-like gives rise to the protein MSNSSSISQFLLLPLADTRQLQLLHLWLFLGISLAALLGNGLIISAVACDHHLHTPMHFFLLNLSLTDLGTICTTVPKAMHNSLWDTTTISYMGCAAQVFFFSFFISAEFYLLTLMCYDRYVAICKPLHYGTLLGSRACAHMAAAAWASGFLNALLHTANTFSLPLCKGNALGQFFCEIPHILKLSCSHSYLRELGLLVVSICLTFGCFIFIVFSYVQIFRAVLRIPSEQGRHKAFSTCLPHLAVVSLFVSTSFFAYLKPPTISSPSLDLALSVLYSVIPPTLNPLIYSLRNQELKDALRKMMTGCFSAARTCQFSSVQCSQ